Proteins from a genomic interval of Sugiyamaella lignohabitans strain CBS 10342 chromosome C, complete sequence:
- the PAP1 gene encoding polynucleotide adenylyltransferase PAP1 (Poly(A) polymerase; one of three factors required for mRNA 3'-end polyadenylation, forms multiprotein complex with polyadenylation factor I (PF I), also required for mRNA nuclear export; may also polyadenylate rRNAs; required for gene looping; GO_component: GO:0005847 - mRNA cleavage and polyadenylation specificity factor complex [Evidence IDA] [PMID 12819204]; GO_component: GO:0005654 - nucleoplasm [Evidence IPI] [PMID 8631901]; GO_component: GO:0005634 - nucleus [Evidence IEA,IEA,IEA]; GO_function: GO:0005524 - ATP binding [Evidence IEA]; GO_function: GO:0003723 - RNA binding [Evidence IEA,IEA]; GO_function: GO:0046872 - metal ion binding [Evidence IEA]; GO_function: GO:0000166 - nucleotide binding [Evidence IEA]; GO_function: GO:0016779 - nucleotidyltransferase activity [Evidence IEA]; GO_function: GO:0004652 - polynucleotide adenylyltransferase activity [Evidence IEA,IEA]; GO_function: GO:0004652 - polynucleotide adenylyltransferase activity [Evidence IDA] [PMID 17850751]; GO_function: GO:0004652 - polynucleotide adenylyltransferase activity [Evidence IDA] [PMID 1840648]; GO_function: GO:0016740 - transferase activity [Evidence IEA]; GO_process: GO:0031123 - RNA 3'-end processing [Evidence IEA]; GO_process: GO:0043631 - RNA polyadenylation [Evidence IEA]; GO_process: GO:0006378 - mRNA polyadenylation [Evidence IDA] [PMID 1840648]; GO_process: GO:0006378 - mRNA polyadenylation [Evidence IMP] [PMID 8524265]; GO_process: GO:0006397 - mRNA processing [Evidence IEA]; GO_process: GO:0071050 - snoRNA polyadenylation [Evidence IGI] [PMID 18951092]), whose amino-acid sequence MFSCWTFWLENVGDMSTGSKQYGVTPPISTALATPAERTLNEQLIAELKAQGSFESEEETKKRVQVLALLQELTQEFVRIVSLRKNMSEGMARDAGGKIFTYGSYRLGVYGPGSDIDTLVVVPKHVSRDDFFKVFDELLRKRPELEEIASVPDAFVPIIKLKLSGISIDLICARLDIPQVPLNLTLEDKSLLKNIDEKDLRALNGTRVTDEILRLVPQPVVFKHALRAIKLWAQRRAIYANVFGFPGGVAWAMLVARICQLYPNAVSATIVGKFFNILTKWNWPQPVLLKPIEDGPLQVRVWNPRVYPQDKGHRMPIITPAYPSMCATHNITASTQKIIMQELTRGGLTVDEIVVGKKKWKDFFTRHTFFHQYKYYLSIVAATKGTDEDHLKWSGLVESKLRLLVQKLEVLDTIEIAHPYTKTFEKSHVCSTHEEAIRIADGEIIPPVAATATTTVADGEAKTEGEGKPDGEDATNKTTVHTTTLYIGLEIKLDGANKRLDIQWPCQEFFETCKNWTLYNEEINSIFIKNVKG is encoded by the coding sequence ATGTTTTCATGTTGGACATTTTGGTTGGAGAACGTAGGAGACATGTCGACTGGTTCGAAACAGTATGGAGTGACGCCTCCTATTTCGACGGCGCTTGCGACGCCGGCTGAGAGGACGCTGAATGAGCAGCTGATTGCCGAGTTGAAGGCGCAGGGCTCGTTTGAGTCGGAGGAGGAGACGAAGAAGCGGGTGCAGGTGCTGGCTTTGTTGCAAGAGCTGACTCAGGAGTTTGTGCGGATCGTCAGTTTGCGAAAGAATATGTCAGAGGGTATGGCCCGTGATGCAGGCGGCAAGATTTTTACTTATGGTTCGTACCGTTTGGGTGTATATGGACCAGGGTCCGATATTGATACGCTGGTAGTGGTCCCGAAACACGTATCGCGAGACGACTTTTTCAAGGTGTTTGACGAATTATTAAGAAAACGACCGGAATTAGAGGAGATTGCGTCTGTTCCCGATGCGTTTGTACCGATTATTAAACTGAAATTGTCGGGGATCTCGATCGATTTGATCTGTGCCCGGCTGGATATTCCTCAAGTGCCTTTGAATTTGACCCTCGAGGATAAGAGTTTGCTCAAGAATATCGATGAAAAAGACCTTCGTGCGTTAAACGGTACACGAGTCACTGACGAAATTCTTCGTTTGGTGCCTCAACCTGTAGTGTTTAAACACGCTCTTCGGGCAATTAAACTGTGGGCTCAACGACGGGCTATCTACGCCAATGTCTTTGGTTTCCCTGGTGGTGTAGCATGGGCCATGTTAGTAGCCCGGATTTGTCAGTTGTATCCCAATGCTGTTTCAGCCACTATTGTAGGCAAGTTTTTCAATATTCTGACTAAATGGAACTGGCCACAACCGGTGCTTCTGAAGCCTATTGAAGATGGTCCTTTACAGGTGAGAGTATGGAATCCCAGGGTGTATCCTCAAGATAAGGGCCATCGAATGCCAATTATCACACCAGCTTATCCATCGATGTGTGCTACTCACAATATTACCGCATCGACTCAGAAAATTATCATGCAAGAGTTGACTCGAGGGGGTCTGACAGTTGACGAGATTGTAGTTgggaagaagaagtggaaggATTTCTTCACTCGACACACGTTTTTTCACCAGTATAAATACTACCTATCGATTGTGGCAGCCACGAAAGGCACTGATGAAGACCACTTGAAATGGTCTGGTTTAGTAGAGAGTAAATTGCGACTGTTGGTGCAGAAGCTCGAGGTCCTGGATACCATTGAAATCGCCCATCCGTATACAAAGACGTTTGAAAAGTCGCATGTCTGTTCGACACATGAAGAGGCCATCAGAATTGCCGATGGAGAAATCATTCCCCCTGttgctgccactgctactactacaGTTGCTGATGGAGAGGCCAAGACAGAAGGTGAGGGTAAACCTGACGGAGAAGATGCTACTAACAAGACCACTGTGCACACTACCACGCTGTATATCGGTCTGGAGATCAAGCTCGACGGTGCCAATAAACGACTCGACATCCAATGGCCGTGCCAGGAGTTTTTCGAGACGTGCAAGAACTGGACCCTCTACAACGAAGAAATCAAcagtatatttattaagaACGTCAAGGGGTGA
- the VPS1 gene encoding dynamin-like GTPase VPS1 (Dynamin-like GTPase required for vacuolar sorting; also involved in actin cytoskeleton organization, endocytosis, late Golgi-retention of some proteins, regulation of peroxisome biogenesis; GO_component: GO:0030479 - actin cortical patch [Evidence IDA] [PMID 20841380]; GO_component: GO:0005737 - cytoplasm [Evidence IEA]; GO_component: GO:0005856 - cytoskeleton [Evidence IEA,IEA]; GO_component: GO:0000329 - fungal-type vacuole membrane [Evidence IDA] [PMID 15550248]; GO_component: GO:0005874 - microtubule [Evidence IEA]; GO_component: GO:0005741 - mitochondrial outer membrane [Evidence IDA] [PMID 16407407]; GO_component: GO:0005777 - peroxisome [Evidence IDA] [PMID 16520372]; GO_function: GO:0005525 - GTP binding [Evidence IEA,IEA]; GO_function: GO:0003924 - GTPase activity [Evidence IEA]; GO_function: GO:0003924 - GTPase activity [Evidence IDA,ISS] [PMID 8299420]; GO_function: GO:0000166 - nucleotide binding [Evidence IEA]; GO_process: GO:0006184 - GTP catabolic process [Evidence IEA]; GO_process: GO:0030036 - actin cytoskeleton organization [Evidence IGI,IMP,IPI] [PMID 15265985]; GO_process: GO:0007049 - cell cycle [Evidence IEA]; GO_process: GO:0051301 - cell division [Evidence IEA]; GO_process: GO:0006897 - endocytosis [Evidence IGI,IMP] [PMID 20841380]; GO_process: GO:0060988 - lipid tube assembly [Evidence IDA] [PMID 20841380]; GO_process: GO:0007126 - meiotic nuclear division [Evidence IEA]; GO_process: GO:0016559 - peroxisome fission [Evidence IMP] [PMID 18445678]; GO_process: GO:0007031 - peroxisome organization [Evidence IDA,IGI,IMP] [PMID 12707309]; GO_process: GO:0045053 - protein retention in Golgi apparatus [Evidence IMP] [PMID 8649377]; GO_process: GO:0006623 - protein targeting to vacuole [Evidence IMP] [PMID 8299420]; GO_process: GO:0007034 - vacuolar transport [Evidence IMP] [PMID 8299420]): MAVVSKSSPTVKSNLTNQPGFSMTSVYFYLEYLICMVTKLQSQGFRNPAIFAVDYKPAPTGRFSDQMESVVAAWNYLSTAFDTSQLVLAGDSNGATLALSLLLHIARPYNGIELCDATKKPCAAILVSPWTKLYTKVTNNSSDYINHRILAKYADRYVDDNQIHSDIHHNPGLCRSREWWTRAFPEHGIYLTYGEEEVLAPDIEEFYAITSQCGKIRIEAEPNQIHSWPVLMYYDALATVGSSGHSIDLPQITVVGSQSSGKSSVLENIVGRDFLPRGTGIVTRRPLVLQLVNRRATATGSSSVNGTGSGSGSLIDVVDNEAAKANGAGNAESANSSGAAVDKESNEDEWGEFLHLPGKKFYNFNEIRNEIVRETELKTGKNAGISSAPINLRIYSPNVLTLTLVDLPGLTKVPVGDQPKDIERQIKEMVLKYISKPNAIILSVTAANTDLANSDGLKLAREVDPEGSRTIGVLTKIDLMDQGTDVIDILSGKIIPLRFGYVPVINRGQKDITTNKSIKSALEYERDFFENHASYRAKSQYCGTPYLAKRLNSILLNHIKTTLPDIKARIETSLKKYQTELAALGPADLGSPSNVVLSTITEFSDEYRSVLEGRGQDVSSQELSGGARISFVFHEIFTNGIKSLDPFDQIKDADIRTILFNSAGLVPSLFVGMAPFEFLVKKQIKRFEEPSIKCVTLVFDELVRIQSQILAKPSFNRYPALKAKISQVFIAFLRSAQVPTNKLVSDLVAMEESYINSAHPDLLKGNQAMDIVSNKMQLSKPVQLDPKTGKPLPIQAGSNRNSMDLNGSSNENAVFGGFFGNLFASKNKKRLAAMESPPAVLRASGQMTERETLETEVIKLLINSYFAIVQRTIADLVPKSITLNLISFSKEGIQKELLENLYKSDEVDDLVKENEFTVQRRKECQKMVKALQEASNIVSSV, from the exons ATGGCGGTGGTAAGTAAAAGTTCCCCAACCGTCAAGAGTAATTTGACTAACCAGCCAGGATTTTCCATGACATCGGTATACTTCTATCTCGAGTATTTGATCTGTATGGTGACAAAGCTGCAGTCCCAGGGATTTCGTAATCCAGCCATCTTTGCAGTGGATTAtaaaccagcaccaacgGGCCGGTTCTCAGACCAAATGGAGAGCGTAGTAGCAGCATGGAATTATCTCAGCACCGCTTTCGACACCTCACAGCTAGTATTGGCAGGCGATTCTAATGGAGCCACCCTTGCACTGAGTCTGCTGTTGCACATAGCACGACCGTACAATGGAATTGAGCTGTGTGATGCCACGAAAAAACCCTGTGCCGCAATTCTAGTCTCTCCTTGGACAAAACTATACACCAAAGTCACTAACAACTCGAGCGATTACATTAACCACCGGATCCTGGCCAAATACGCTGACCGGTACGTCGACGACAACCAGATCCACAGCGATATCCACCACAACCCAGGGCTGTGCCGGTCTCGCGAATGGTGGACTCGAGCGTTCCCCGAGCACGGGATCTATCTCACCTACGGCGAAGAAGAGGTCCTCGCACCCGACATCGAAGAGTTCTACGCCATCACCAGCCAATGTGGCAAAATTCGCATCGAGGCCGAACCCAACCAGATCCACTCATGGCCCGTTCTCATGTACTAC GACGCTTTGGCCACGGTCGGGTCATCGGGGCATTCTATCGATCTTCCCCAGATCACGGTCGTGGGGTCGCAGAGTAGTGGAAAGAGCTCTGTTTTAGAGAATATCGTGGGTCGGGATTTCTTGCCTCGTGGTACGGGTATTGTTACGAGACGGCCGTTGGTGCTGCAGTTGGTCAATCGTCGTGCAACGGCAACGGGCTCGAGTTCGGTGAATGGCACGGGATCTGGCAGTGGTAGTTTGATAGATGTGGTTGATAACGAGGCTGCCAAGGCCAATGGAGCAGGAAATGCCGAATCTGCAAACTCGtcgggtgctgctgttgataagGAGTCGAATGAAGACGAATGGGGAGAGTTTCTTCATTTGCCAGGCAAGAAATTCTATAACTTCAATGAGATTCGTAACGAGATTGTTCGTGAAACAGAGTTGAAAACTGGTAAGAATGCAGGAATCTCGTCTGCTCCTATTAATTTGCGAATTTATTCGCCTAATGTGCTTACTTTGACACTGGTCGATTTGCCGGGTCTTACAAAGGTGCCAGTGGGAGACCAGCCTAAAGATATCGAGCGTCAGATCAAGGAGATGGTTTTAAAGTACATTTCCAAACCCAATGCTATTATCTTGTCAGTGACAGCAGCTAACACGGATTTGGCCAATTCGGACGGATTGAAGTTGGCCCGTGAAGTGGACCCAGAAGGAAGCAGGACTATTGGAGTTCTGACCAAAATCGATCTTATGGACCAGGGAACAGATGTGATTGATATTTTGTCGGGAAAAATCATTCCACTGCGATTTGGATACGTACCAGTGATTAATAGAGGCCAGAAAgatatcaccaccaacaaatCCATCAAGTCGGCTTTAGAATATGAACGCGACTTCTTTGAGAACCACGCTTCGTACCGGGCCAAGTCGCAATATTGCGGTACTCCATACTTGGCCAAACGGTTGAATAGCATTCTTTTGAACCATATTAAGACGACGTTACCGGATATTAAGGCCCGAATCGAAACCAGTTTGAAGAAATACCAGACCGAGCTAGCTGCTCTAGGTCCTGCGGATCTGGGGTCTCCTAGTAATGTAGTATTATCGACTATTACCGAGTTCTCTGACGAGTATCGATCTGTTCTGGAGGGCCGTGGTCAAGACGTGTCGTCTCAAGAACTCAGCGGAGGAGCGCGAATCAGCTTTGTGTTCCACGAAATCTTCACAAATGGTATCAAATCACTAGATCCTTTTGATCAGATCAAAGACGCCGATATCCGGACTATTCTGTTCAACTCTGCTGGATTAGTGCCCTCGTTATTTGTAGGAATGGCACCATTTGAGTTTCTAGTTAAGAAACAGATTAAACGATTTGAAGAGCCGTCGATTAAATGTGTGACTTTGGTATTTGACGAGTTAGTAAGAATCCAAAGCCAGATTCTCGCTAAACCATCGTTCAACAGATATCCTGCTTTGAAAGCCAAGATTTCTCAGGTGTTTATTGCGTTTTTGCGTAGTGCTCAAGTCCCCACCAACAAACTAGTATCGGATCTTGTTGCTATGGAGGAGAGTTATATCAATAGTGCACATCCGGACCTGCTCAAGGGTAACCAAGCAATGGATATTGTATCGAACAAAATGCAATTGTCGAAGCCCGTACAACTCGATCCCAAGACTGGCAAACCACTGCCTATTCAAGCGGGATCCAACCGCAATTCGATGGATTTGAACGGTTCTTCGAACGAGAACGCGGTATTTGGTGGGTTCTTCGGCAATCTGTTTGCgtccaagaacaagaaacgACTGGCTGCTATGGAAAGTCCACCCGCAGTACTTCGAGCATCTGGACAAATGACGGAACGTGAGACGCTCGAAACCGAGGTCATCAAACTGCTCATTAACTCATACTTTGCCATTGTCCAACGGACCATTGCCGACCTGGTGCCCAAATCCATCACCCTCAATCTGATCTCCTTCTCCAAAGAAGGCATCCAGAAAGAGCTCCTCGAGAACCTCTACAAATCAGACGAAGTCGACGACCTCGTCAAAGAAAACGAGTTCACCGTGCAGCGCCGCAAAGAGTGCCAGAAAATGGTCAAAGCGCTCCAAGAGGCCTCCAACATCGTCTCCAGTGTATAG
- the SPS19 gene encoding Sps19p (Peroxisomal 2,4-dienoyl-CoA reductase; auxiliary enzyme of fatty acid beta-oxidation; homodimeric enzyme required for growth and sporulation on petroselineate medium; expression induced during late sporulation and in the presence of oleate; GO_component: GO:0005782 - peroxisomal matrix [Evidence IDA] [PMID 9268358]; GO_component: GO:0005777 - peroxisome [Evidence IEA,IEA]; GO_function: GO:0008670 - 2,4-dienoyl-CoA reductase (NADPH) activity [Evidence IEA]; GO_function: GO:0008670 - 2,4-dienoyl-CoA reductase (NADPH) activity [Evidence IDA,ISS] [PMID 9268358]; GO_function: GO:0016491 - oxidoreductase activity [Evidence IEA]; GO_process: GO:0030437 - ascospore formation [Evidence IEP,IMP] [PMID 7969036]; GO_process: GO:0009062 - fatty acid catabolic process [Evidence IDA,ISS] [PMID 9268358]; GO_process: GO:0055114 - oxidation-reduction process [Evidence IEA]; GO_process: GO:0030435 - sporulation resulting in formation of a cellular spore [Evidence IEA]): MPNTLDSSYYETSIYKKGIFDGKVVFVTGGAGTICRVQVEALVLLGANAAILGRRTEATEKAAAEIQQLRPGAKVIGIGGVDVRDVKSLASAVDTTVKQLGKIDFVIAGAAGNFLSHVGGLSARAFKTVIDIDLLGSYNTAKATFDQLRANKGHILFVSATLHYIGLPMQAHASAAKAGVDSLMRTLAVELGPLGIQSNAIAPGPIAGTEGIDRLLPEHLAKRAVELVPLQRLGTTTDIANATVFLLSPAASYVTGTVTVVDGASWQLGEPSTSDPELYPGVISKLNEGDNKL, translated from the coding sequence ATGCCGAATACACTGGACTCTTCGTACTACGAGACCTCGATCTATAAGAAGGGCATTTTCGACGGCAAAGTTGTGTTTGTGACAGGTGGAGCAGGAACCATTTGTCGGGTTCAGGTCGAGGCTCTGGTGCTGTTAGGAgccaatgctgctattcTAGGCCGTCGAACCGAGGCCACTGAGAAAGCGGCTGCAGAGATTCAGCAGCTGCGACCAGGTGCTAAAGTGATTGGGATTGGCGGAGTGGATGTTAGAGATGTCAAGTCATTGGCCAGTGCTGTTGATACAACCGTCAAACAACTTGGCAAAATCGATTTCGTTATAgctggagcagcaggaaacTTCCTTTCTCATGTCGGAGGCCTGTCAGCACGTGCTTTTAAAACGGTTATTGACATCGATCTCCTTGGTTCATACAATACAGCCAAGGCCACCTTCGACCAGCTGCGTGCCAATAAGGGCCATATCCTGTTTGTCTCGGCCACGCTCCATTATATAGGTTTGCCAATGCAAGCACATGCTTCGGCGGCTAAAGCCGGAGTCGATTCGTTAATGAGAACCCTGGCTGTCGAATTAGGACCTCTTGGGATCCAATCCAATGCCATTGCACCCGGTCCTATTGCCGGCACCGAGGGCATTGACAGACTGCTCCCTGAACATCTCGCCAAACGAGCTGTCGAATTAGTCCCTCTTCAGCGACTAGGAACCACCACGGATATCGCCAATGCCACGGTGTTCCTTCTTTCACCAGCCGCTAGCTATGTCACCGGCACCGTCACCGTGGTTGACGGAGCCTCGTGGCAGCTCGGCGAGCCCTCTACCTCTGATCCTGAACTTTACCCAGGAGTCATCAGTAAGCTCAACGAAGGAGACAACAAACTTTAA
- the YPQ2 gene encoding Ypq2p (Putative vacuolar membrane transporter for cationic amino acids; likely contributes to amino acid homeostasis by exporting cationic amino acids from the vacuole; member of the PQ-loop family, with seven transmembrane domains; mutant phenotype is functionally complemented by rat PQLC2 vacuolar transporter; GO_component: GO:0000329 - fungal-type vacuole membrane [Evidence IDA] [PMID 14562095]; GO_component: GO:0071627 - integral component of fungal-type vacuolar membrane [Evidence IDA] [PMID 23169667]; GO_component: GO:0016021 - integral component of membrane [Evidence IEA]; GO_component: GO:0016021 - integral component of membrane [Evidence ISM] [PMID 12192589]; GO_component: GO:0016020 - membrane [Evidence IEA]; GO_component: GO:0005774 - vacuolar membrane [Evidence IEA]; GO_component: GO:0005773 - vacuole [Evidence IEA]; GO_function: GO:0015326 - cationic amino acid transmembrane transporter activity [Evidence IMP,ISO] [PMID 23169667]; GO_process: GO:0006865 - amino acid transport [Evidence IEA]; GO_process: GO:0034488 - basic amino acid transmembrane export from vacuole [Evidence IMP,ISO] [PMID 23169667]; GO_process: GO:0006810 - transport [Evidence IEA]) — protein MSDLATCNPHENGIALINWIYFISGGCVYGHMSELSWVASTVSVTGWISAGLYQIYLMYMTKRAAGFSALFLLCWVIGDITNVIGCYYTDQMTFQKILSTSSLMLDSTLMMQYFYYKSKHPEIGCEDDQDNDDLTYNYEYDDDVDMNKDGTSVHLRRSGSHSPPILSMLERSVHQNHVAVPSSTSSTDNSNSHTSSDITGQSSSSGSTSSTSNSGPSTMTTVLLASALAVRGATAAPLVGATAVSGTPLFDTHMVGTVCAWICQSLYTFSPLPQIVKNYRHRSTGGVSMALFLADMIGNLGYSLSILAASRSILNHHERSAFLLEELPYLAGTATTFTLELALLWQYMHYGTTSASSSPTLTSTVYFDGESLSPLTSQPQETTQLLDPHSSSSKKSLTSYSTVSV, from the coding sequence ATGTCAGATTTAGCTACCTGTAACCCTCATGAAAACGGTATTGCATTGATCAACTGGATCTATTTCATCTCTGGAGGTTGTGTCTATGGCCACATGTCTGAACTGTCATGGGTTGCCAGCACTGTTTCAGTGACGGGATGGATCTCGGCCGGTCTGTATCAGATATACCTCATGTACATGACTAAAAGAGCTGCGGGATTCTCTGCATTATTTCTGCTATGCTGGGTCATTGGCGACATCACTAACGTCATTGGTTGCTATTATACAGACCAGATGACGTTCCAGAAGATCTTGTCCACTTCATCTCTTATGCTAGATAGCACCCTGATGATGCAGTATTTCTACTACAAGAGCAAACATCCTGAGATTGGCTGTGAAGACGACCAAGACAATGATGACTTGACGTACAACTACGAGTatgacgatgatgtcgaCATGAACAAAGATGGCACCTCTGTCCATCTACGGCGGTCTGGATCCCATTCTCCACCCATTCTCTCGATGCTCGAAAGATCTGTTCACCAGAACCACGTCGCTGTTCCATCTAGCACTTCTTCTACTGATAATTCCAACAGCCATACCAGTTCTGATATCACTGGCCAAAGCTCTAGCAGCggtagcaccagtagcaccagcaattcTGGACCATCGACTATGACTACTGTTCTCCTAGCATCAGCCCTTGCTGTTCGAGGAGCCACTGCTGCTCCACTTGTGGGAGCTACTGCCGTTTCTGGCACTCCGCTGTTCGATACACACATGGTAGGAACAGTCTGTGCCTGGATCTGTCAATCTCTGTACACATTCTCTCCTCTTCCCCAGATTGTGAAGAACTACCGACACCGGTCGACTGGTGGGGTCAGCATGGCACTGTTCCTGGCCGATATGATTGGCAATCTGGGCTACAGTCTGTCAATTCTAGCAGCGTCTCGAAGCATTCTCAACCACCACGAACGCTCGGCCTTCCTCCTCGAAGAACTGCCATATCTCGCTGGAACTGCCACTACCTTCACCCTCGAACTGGCTCTCCTCTGGCAGTACATGCATTACGGAACGACCTCTGCCTCTTCCTCACCCACTCTCACCTCGACCGTCTACTTCGACGGCGAATCGCTCAGCCCGCTCACCTCACAACCCCAAGAGACCACCCAACTGCTCGACCCCCACTCGTCCTCCTCCAAGAAGTCCCTCACGAGCTACAGCACCGTCTCTGTATAA